The following proteins are encoded in a genomic region of Neomonachus schauinslandi chromosome 7, ASM220157v2, whole genome shotgun sequence:
- the PGBD2 gene encoding piggyBac transposable element-derived protein 2 — MASTSSTFTVGRGAGSKRKSTKLLEVLNALEEESSHSREEIFIAPPDNASGDFTDEDSGDEDGQQGSHLPGSVLHASVVPEDSGTEEEEEDELQLQPAMKRQKAVAEPQRIWTKRDIRPNFSSWTASDPHIEDLKSQELSPVGLFELFFDEGTINFIVNETNRYAWQKNVNLGLTAQELKCVLGILILSGYISYPRRRMFWETSPDSHHHLVADAIRRDRFELIFSYLHFADNTELDESDRFAKVRPLIVRMNCNFQKHAPLEEFYSFGESMCEYFGHRGSRQLRAGKPMRLGYKIWCGTTSRGYLVWFEPSQGTLFTKSHGGLDLGGSMVVRFVDALQERGCLPYHIFFDKVFTSVKLMSILRKKGVKATGTVREYRTERCPLKDPKELKKMKRGSFDYKVDESEEVIVCRWYDGSAVTVCSNAVGVEPVGLAGHHSGTAKTRAQVHQPSLVKLYQEKGGGVRRMDQNMAKYKVKIRGMKWYSSFIGYVVDAALNNAWQLHRTCSHDAQVDLLAFRRYVACVYLESNADMSSQGRRSRRLETESRFDMIGHWIVHQDKRTRCALCHSQTNTRCEKCQKGVHAKCFREYHIR, encoded by the coding sequence CACCTTCACCGTTGGGAGAGGTGCCGGTTCGAAGCGAAAGTCTACGAAGCTGCTGGAGGTTCTGAATGCACTGGAGGAGGAGTCCAGCCACAGCAGGGAGGAGATCTTCATTGCACCGCCCGACAATGCCTCAGGGGACTTCACTGATGAGGACTCAGGTGATGAAGATGGCCAGCAAGGCTCCCACCTGCCCGGGAGTGTCCTGCACGCTTCTGTGGTGCCCGAGGACTCTGGCaccgaggaggaagaggaagatgagcTGCAGCTGCAGCCGGCCATGAAGAGGCAGAAGGCAGTAGCGGAACCTCAGCGTATTTGGACCAAAAGAGATATCCGACCCAACTTCAGCAGTTGGACTGCATCAGATCCTCATATAGAGGATCTCAAAAGCCAGGAACTGAGTCCTGTAGGCCTCTTCGAGTTGTTTTTTGATGAAGGAACAATTAATTTCATTGTTAATGAAACCAATCGTTACGCTTGGCAGAAAAATGTCAACCTCGGGCTCACAGCCCAGGAATTAAAGTGTGTTTTGGGCATTTTGATTTTAAGTGGGTATATATCCTATCCGAGGAGAAGGATGTTTTGGGAAACATCCCCTGATTCACATCACCATCTTGTGGCTGATGCAATTAGAAGGGACAGATTTGAACTGATCTTCTCGTACCTGCATTTTGCAGATAACACGGAGCTGGATGAAAGTGATAGGTTCGCCAAAGTCAGGCCTCTCATTGTCCGGATGAATTGCAATTTCCAGAAGCACGCACCCTTGGAAGAATTCTACAGCTTCGGTGAGTCCATGTGTGAGTACTTTGGGCACCGGGGATCCAGGCAGCTGCGTGCAGGGAAGCCCATGCGGCTGGGCTACAAGATCTGGTGTGGGACAACCAGCAGGGGCTACCTGGTGTGGTTTGAGCCCTCCCAGGGCACGCTGTTCACCAAATCGCACGGGGGCCTGGACCTAGGAGGCAGTATGGTGGTCAGGTTTGTGGATGCGCTTCAGGAGCGTGGCTGTCTGCCGTACCACATATTCTTTGACAAGGTTTTTACGAGTGTCAAACTCATGTCCATTTTGAGGAAAAAGGGGGTGAAGGCCACAGGAACTGTTCGTGAATACAGGACTGAGCGATGTCCCCTCAAAGATCCCAAAGAgcttaagaaaatgaagaggggcTCATTTGATTATAAAGTGGATGAGAGTGAGGAGGTTATTGTGTGCCGCTGGTACGACGGCAGTGCGGTCACCGTCTGCTCCAATGCTGTGGGCGTAGAGCCCGTGGGGCTGGCTGGCCATCATTCCGGAACCGCCAAGACGCGGGCCCAGGTCCATCAGCCGTCCCTAGTGAAGCTGTACCAGGAGAAGGGGGGCGGTGTCCGTCGGATGGACCAGAACATGGCTAAGTACAAGGTGAAGATCCGGGGCATGAAGTGGTACTCCAGCTTCATTGGCTATGTCGTCGATGCCGCCCTCAATAATGCCTGGCAGCTGCACAGGACCTGCAGCCATGATGCCCAGGTGGACCTCCTGGCCTTCCGGAGGTATGTGGCCTGCGTGTACCTGGAGAGCAACGCCGACATGTCCTCCCAAGGGAGGCGAAGCAGGCGGCTAGAAACTGAGAGCCGCTTTGACATGATCGGGCACTGGATAGTCCACCAGGACAAGAGGACCCGGTGTGCCCTCTGCCACTCACAGACCAACACCCGCTGTGAGAAATGCCAGAAGGGCGTCCATGCCAAGTGCTTCAGGGAGTACCATATCCGGTGA